The following coding sequences are from one Ochotona princeps isolate mOchPri1 chromosome 8, mOchPri1.hap1, whole genome shotgun sequence window:
- the SLC66A3 gene encoding solute carrier family 66 member 3 has protein sequence MESAVLWFCNWSTLGVCAALKLPQIHAQLAARSARGISLPSLLLELAGFLVFLRYQCYYGSPLLTYLEYPILIVQDVILLLCVFHFNGNMRQAGPYATVFVSSWFVLGLQKWLIDLAMYLCTFISAASKFVQLRHLWETQDSGAVSALSWGLSAYTCAARIITTLMTTTDFAILTRFVIMLALNIWVTLTVLQYQKARSKDK, from the exons ATGGAGAGCGCGGTTCTCTGGTTTTGCAACTGGAGCACGCTGGGCGTGTGCGCCGCGCTCAAGCTGCCGCAGATCCACGCGCAGCTGGCGGCGCGCAGCGCGCGGGGCATCAGCCTGCCGAGCCTGCTGCTGGAGCTGGCGGG gttccTGGTGTTCCTGCGGTACCAGTGTTACTACGGGAGCCCGCTGCTCACCTACCTGGAGTACCCCATCCTCATCGTGCAAG ATGTCATCCTCTTGCTCTGTGTCTTCCACTTCAATGGGAACATGAGGCAGGCCGGGCCCTACGCCACCGT ATTCGTTTCTTCCTGGTTTGTCCTGGGTCTGCAGAAGTGGCTCATCGACCTGGCCATG TACTTGTGCACGTTCATCAGTGCGGCCAGCAAGTTTGTGCAGCTCCGGCACCTGTGGGAGACGCAGGACTCGGGGGCCGTGAGTGCGCTGAGCTGGGGCCTCTCTGCGTACACCTGTGCAG CGAGAATAATAACAACACTGATGACCACCACTGATTTTGCAA TCCTCACCCGCTTCGTAATCATGCTGGCTTTGAACATCTGGGTGACCCTCACAGTGCTTCAGTACCAGAAGGCCAGAAGCAAGGACAAATGA